In one window of Notolabrus celidotus isolate fNotCel1 chromosome 17, fNotCel1.pri, whole genome shotgun sequence DNA:
- the phex gene encoding phosphate-regulating neutral endopeptidase PHEX — translation MELERLGGGGVKPERDNSRLYRIALAMCVCLCAALLLALILVSQKSSQQEFCLTPECIEAVGSILSKIDQSVNPCEDFYTFSCGGWLKENPIPEDSSSYGIYPWLRQHVDIRLKELLEAPSESDELEAVAKAKVLYRSCMNETILEQMDAKPMLKTLKQTEFRWPVVGDGLGGEYQWSEKQWSLLKTLAEMRNQHSKSVLIRLYVSPDDKNSSHYIIKLDQASLSLPSREDYTTNSSSARAYRAALLSLMVDTAIMLGAPEKAALTQMEKALAFETKLAHILIPYENRTSESMYNRYSLSRLQRTIPQFDWSGFVKAVLESKTEPTRSISSSEPVIVRAPQYFKDLVKLINSTDPRTVANYVQWRTVFSRITTLSRRFLYRYLDYARVTTGTTSLTPRWDKCVNYVENSLVYATGRLFVNTHFQEDKKHMMEELIDGVRWAFIDMLKNENDWMDPPTKERAIDKAYAVLAKVGYPEFILNDTYLNEDLKQLEFIEKDYYGNVMQTLKFIAQSDLAWLRKSVPRTEWFTNPTTVNAFYSSSTNQIRFPAGELQKPFFWGREYPRSLSYGAIGVIVGHELTHGFDNNGRKYDKNGNLDQWWSNSSVTAFNEKSQCMIDQYNGYQWEEAGLNVRGKRTLAENIADNGGIREAFRAYRRWVDESRGGVEEPRLPGVSLNNNQLFFLSYAHVRCNSYRPEAARDQIQSGAHSPPKYRVIGAMSNFEEFRKVFSCPDSSVMNRGAQSCRVW, via the exons ATGGAGCTGGAGCGTTTAGGTGGCGGTGGGGTTAAACCCGAGAGGGACAACAGTCGTCTCTACAGGATAGCACTggccatgtgtgtgtgcctctgtgctgctctgctgcttgCACTAATACTGG TTTCTCAAAAATCCAGTCAGCAGGAGTTCTGCCTGACCCCAGAATGCATTGAAGCAG TGGGGTCTATTCTGAGTAAAATAGATCAGTCCGTCAACCCCTGTGAGGACTTTTATACTTTCTCCTGTGGCGGGTGGTTAAAGGAGAACCCGATCCCTGAAGATTCCTCCTCCTACGGAATCTATCCTTGGCTGCGGCAGCATGTAGACATCCGACTCAAAG agTTATTAGAAGCTCCCTCAGAGTCTGATGAACTGGAGGCAGTGGCCAAGGCAAAGGTCCTTTATCGCTCCTGTATGAATGAAA CCATACTGGAGCAGATGGACGCCAAACCGATGCtgaaaacactcaaacagaCTGAGTTTCGGTGGCCTGTTGTTGGGGACGGGCTCGGGGGAGAGTATCAGTGGTCGGAGAAGCAGTGGAGCCTCCTGAAGACCCTGGCAGagatgaggaaccagcacagtaAGAGCGTCCTGATTCGCCTTTACGTCTCCCCTGAtgacaaaaactcctcacactaCATCATCAAG CTCGATCAGGCCTCCTTGTCTCTGCCCTCCAGGGAGGACTACACCACCAACTCTTCCTCTGCACGGGCC tacCGTGCAGCCCTACTGAGCTTGATGGTAGACACAGCCATCATGCTGGGCGCTCCGGAGAAAGCAGCCCTGACCCAGATGGAAAAGGCTCTGGCCTTCGAGACCAAACTGGCTCAT ATTCTGATTCCTTATGAAAACCGCACCAGTGAGAGCATGTACAACAGATACTCGCTCTCTCGCCTGCAGCGCACCATACCTCAG TTTGACTGGTCTGGTTTTGTGAAAGCCGTGTTGGAGTCTAAAACCGAGCCGACTCggtccatctcctcctctgagcCCGTCATCGTCCGTGCTCCACAGTATTTCAAGGATCTTGTCAAGCTTATTAACTCCACCGATCCCAg gacTGTTGCTAACTACGTGCAGTGGAGGACAGTATTTTCCAGGATCACCACTCTGAGCCGACGTTTCCTTTACAGATACTTGGACTACGCTCGG GTAACCACAGGAACCACCTCTCTCACCCCTCGCTGGGATAAGTGTGTCAACTACGTCGAGAACTCGCTTGTTTACGCCACCGGGCGCCTCTTTGTCAACACACACTTTCAGGAGGACAAGAAACACATG aTGGAGGAGCTGATTGATGGTGTTCGTTGGGCGTTTATCGACATGCTGAAGAATGAGAACGACTGGATGGATCCACCAACGAAAGAGAGAGCCATAGACAAG GCTTATGCGGTCCTTGCCAAGGTCGGCTACCCTGAGTTCATCCTGAACGACACCTACCTCAATGAAGACTTGAAGCAG CTAGAGTTCATTGAGAAGGACTACTACGGGAACGTGATGCAGACGCTGAAGTTCATCGCTCAGTCGGATCTCGCCTGGCTCCGGAAGAGCGTCCCACGTACAGA ATGGTTTACCAACCCAACGACTGTGAACGCCTTCTACAGTTCCTCCACGAACCAAATCA GATTCCCTGCAGGAGAGCTTCAAAAACCTTTCTTCTGGGGAAGAGAGTATCCAAG GTCTTTAAGTTACGGTGCCATCGGCGTGATTGTTGGACACGAGCTAACACATGGCTTTGACAACAACG GTCGCAAGTATGACAAAAATGGTAACCTAGACCAATGGTGGAGCAACTCCTCTGTGACAGCCTTCAATGAGAAGAGCCAGTGTATGATTGACCAGTACAATGGATATCAATGGGAGGAAGCAGGCCTGAAT GTGAGAGGGAAGAGGACTCTGGCAGAAAACATTGCAGATAATGGAGGAATACGAGAGGCGTTCAGG GCGTACAGGCGGTGGGTGGATGAGAGCAGAGGTGGTGTGGAGGAGCCTCGCCTGCCAGGAGTCAGTTTGAACAACAACCAACTGTTCTTCCTCAGCTATGCACAt GTGAGATGTAACTCATACAGACCAGAAGCAGCCAGAGACCAGATCCAGAGTGGAGCTCATAGTCCACCAAAGTACAG AGTCATCGGCGCGATGAGTAACTTTGAGGAGTTTCGGAAAGTGTTCAGCTGTCCCGATTCGTCAGTTATGAACCGTGGTGCACAGTCCTGCCGGGTgtggtga